In a genomic window of Candidatus Bathyarchaeota archaeon:
- a CDS encoding phenylacetate--CoA ligase, which translates to MKSPVESWIYQPEYEKKPREKLVKLQEERLRKTVRHSYERIPAYKRKFEDAGITPDDVKTLDDLEKIPFTTKEDLRKAYPYEMLAADISEVLELHASSGTTGHPTTCAYTKGDLEIWSKAMARIYASAGTKKNDIVQNAYGYGLFTGGLGFHYGALEIGATILPIASGNTERQIRLAKEYGTTILVCTPSYAAYLGEYANEKLGIDPVKELKWKSGLFGAEAWSEELRRRIEEVLGIEAFDIYGLSEVIGPGVSVECPEHNGLHIFEDYFIPEIIDPATGETVEEGKIGELVLTTLTREATPVLRFRTGDITSFTTEECSCERTIGRMSRILGRADDMFKVRGVKMWPTTVEHALLLVEEASQNYQIVLERPDRLDIMTVHIEPEKEAFESVDGDLLKLQSLSLKVLESIKTVTGIKANVVLVPYNSLPRFEGKARRVKDLRKDASF; encoded by the coding sequence GTGAAGAGTCCAGTTGAGAGTTGGATTTACCAGCCTGAATATGAGAAAAAGCCTAGAGAAAAACTCGTGAAACTCCAAGAGGAACGTCTAAGAAAAACTGTGCGGCATTCCTATGAAAGGATTCCGGCCTATAAAAGAAAATTTGAGGATGCTGGGATAACTCCTGACGACGTAAAAACCTTGGATGATCTTGAGAAAATTCCTTTCACCACCAAAGAAGACCTTCGCAAAGCCTATCCATATGAAATGTTAGCCGCGGACATAAGCGAAGTTCTAGAATTACATGCAAGCTCTGGAACGACGGGGCATCCAACCACATGTGCATACACCAAAGGAGATTTGGAAATCTGGTCAAAGGCAATGGCGAGAATATATGCTTCTGCTGGAACAAAGAAAAATGACATAGTGCAAAATGCTTACGGATACGGCTTGTTCACTGGCGGTTTAGGCTTCCATTATGGAGCATTAGAAATAGGTGCAACAATTTTACCCATCGCTTCTGGCAACACCGAACGGCAAATAAGACTTGCAAAGGAATACGGAACAACTATACTTGTGTGTACACCAAGCTATGCAGCCTATTTAGGTGAATATGCAAACGAAAAGTTGGGGATAGACCCCGTAAAAGAACTTAAATGGAAAAGCGGGTTGTTCGGAGCTGAAGCATGGTCTGAAGAGCTTAGACGTAGAATTGAGGAAGTTTTGGGAATCGAGGCTTTTGACATTTATGGCCTTTCAGAAGTAATTGGTCCAGGAGTATCAGTGGAATGCCCAGAGCACAACGGACTACACATTTTTGAAGATTATTTTATACCAGAGATTATTGATCCTGCGACAGGAGAAACAGTTGAGGAGGGAAAAATTGGAGAACTTGTGTTAACAACGTTGACTAGAGAGGCAACGCCCGTGCTTAGATTTAGAACAGGCGACATAACATCCTTTACAACAGAAGAATGTTCTTGTGAGAGAACTATTGGAAGAATGAGTAGAATTTTAGGCAGAGCAGATGACATGTTTAAAGTTAGAGGTGTAAAAATGTGGCCAACCACTGTGGAACACGCATTGCTTCTCGTAGAAGAAGCCTCTCAGAATTATCAGATAGTCCTTGAGCGTCCAGACCGTCTAGACATTATGACAGTGCATATTGAGCCGGAAAAAGAAGCTTTCGAAAGCGTAGACGGAGACCTGTTGAAACTTCAAAGTCTAAGTCTCAAGGTTCTGGAATCAATAAAAACAGTAACTGGAATTAAGGCAAATGTGGTTTTGGTTCCATATAACAGCCTGCCGAGATTCGAAGGAAAAGCAAGAAGAGTGAAAGACCTAAGGAAGGATGCGTCCTTCTAA
- a CDS encoding type II secretion system F family protein, translating into MPKVERWEKKIAWAVSVCLGVIIIITATLTLRDKPLLNDYLFFAAVVTVFPPAVLDYVEYRWKKSIDEHLPDLFRSVVQAQQTGMTLPQALEEASKRNYGPLTAELKKIVNQMSWGLSFEEAFQEFGKRADTALVQRTVPLIIEASRSGGHVEEVFAPMGDFIQTTLTMEKERKAQTRPYIAIIYVAFYVFVFTIVLLFKTFFVEMGSSPIIGFSALTSEEAWRIFFHMSIIQAFFGGLVAGKMGEGTVSAGLKHSVILMASGYVALKFVAW; encoded by the coding sequence GTGCCGAAAGTTGAAAGATGGGAAAAGAAAATTGCGTGGGCGGTGTCTGTTTGTCTAGGTGTGATCATAATAATTACAGCGACTTTGACGCTGAGAGACAAGCCACTTTTAAACGACTATCTCTTCTTTGCAGCAGTAGTCACCGTGTTTCCTCCGGCAGTTTTAGATTACGTGGAATATCGCTGGAAAAAGTCGATAGATGAACATTTACCCGACTTGTTTAGAAGCGTTGTTCAGGCTCAGCAGACGGGCATGACTTTGCCTCAGGCATTAGAGGAGGCTTCAAAGCGAAATTACGGACCTTTAACTGCAGAGTTGAAGAAAATAGTAAATCAGATGTCTTGGGGTTTGTCTTTTGAAGAAGCGTTTCAAGAGTTTGGAAAACGCGCTGACACCGCTTTAGTGCAGAGAACTGTGCCTTTGATTATTGAGGCTAGCCGTTCTGGAGGGCATGTAGAGGAAGTCTTTGCTCCAATGGGAGACTTTATTCAAACCACTCTTACTATGGAGAAAGAGCGAAAAGCTCAAACAAGACCTTACATCGCAATAATTTACGTTGCATTTTATGTCTTCGTATTTACCATAGTCTTGCTTTTCAAAACATTCTTTGTAGAAATGGGCAGTTCACCAATCATCGGCTTTTCTGCATTAACTTCCGAGGAGGCATGGCGCATCTTCTTCCACATGAGTATTATACAAGCGTTTTTCGGCGGATTAGTTGCAGGGAAAATGGGTGAGGGCACCGTAAGCGCAGGATTGAAACACAGTGTAATTCTCATGGCAAGTGGATATGTCGCTTTGAAATTTGTGGCATGGTGA
- a CDS encoding acetyltransferase, producing the protein MSGKEVKKCPKCDEKLVEGTAEIFGNTFGCTRAPENLEALQGEKIQTYYCKKCGYLEFYKEKKK; encoded by the coding sequence ATGAGCGGAAAAGAAGTTAAGAAGTGTCCTAAATGTGATGAGAAATTGGTTGAGGGTACGGCTGAAATCTTTGGCAACACTTTTGGGTGTACACGTGCACCTGAAAATCTTGAAGCTCTGCAAGGAGAAAAAATCCAAACCTACTACTGCAAGAAATGTGGCTACCTTGAATTCTACAAAGAAAAGAAGAAATAG
- a CDS encoding sodium:solute symporter family protein, producing the protein MAPPIPEVGPEMAGGVIAAIAAFLTISILLGFFMRKKAKNFEEWLVGRGDIGPLVTGFALVASYLSGWAIFGNAGLGYAYGWSGSWLIGTICVMGTAICLVIGYRMRRYVAFGARTVPEMLRVRFESRTVQALAGLAMIILLIVYSVGQYKAMATVWTITTNIPFYGSLLTTAILVLIYLIVGGYTGTQWVSCFQGILLTIIGWTLGIAVLFWAGGPAQIAGSIGNQTFTYLGGNQTEIPLGNYTLPLPPPKGLAFPGVDYIGVIAAMFMFLFMATGFPHNIARFLGTRKITKREYWMMLLIIIVGGSTPLWIGIAGFAARSVWEGALMASEYYPMYGDSAAVYVSISAGGIPLASLFAASVFAASVATIAGMVMIMATNITRDLIHNAYPKTSPKKLFWLTKLMLTLFIAIPLWWTFTSPPPILSEFMAGSAVAQAGIFFFVVGVSMYWKRATKWGAIATIIYGLILTILHPNAYGKVVGLHHWGCWALLLMFGAALIYFSVSLATKPVSEEKLEKLFSQTRRKIK; encoded by the coding sequence ATGGCTCCCCCAATCCCTGAAGTAGGACCAGAAATGGCGGGCGGCGTCATTGCTGCTATAGCAGCGTTTCTGACAATAAGCATTCTCTTAGGCTTTTTCATGAGAAAAAAAGCTAAGAATTTTGAGGAATGGTTGGTGGGTCGTGGAGACATCGGCCCCCTTGTAACTGGTTTTGCTTTAGTTGCAAGCTATTTGAGCGGTTGGGCAATCTTTGGAAACGCGGGTTTGGGCTACGCTTATGGCTGGTCAGGTAGCTGGCTCATCGGCACAATTTGTGTTATGGGGACAGCAATATGCTTGGTAATTGGTTACAGAATGCGCAGGTACGTAGCGTTTGGAGCTCGAACTGTGCCAGAAATGCTAAGAGTAAGGTTTGAAAGCAGAACGGTACAAGCGTTGGCTGGACTGGCCATGATCATTCTTCTTATAGTTTACTCGGTGGGGCAGTATAAAGCTATGGCAACCGTCTGGACGATAACAACCAACATTCCCTTCTATGGAAGCCTACTAACAACAGCAATCTTAGTGCTAATATACTTGATTGTAGGCGGATACACAGGTACTCAATGGGTCTCCTGTTTCCAAGGCATTCTATTAACAATTATCGGCTGGACATTAGGTATAGCAGTCCTTTTCTGGGCAGGTGGCCCAGCACAAATAGCAGGATCCATTGGGAATCAGACGTTTACTTATCTTGGAGGTAACCAAACAGAAATCCCATTAGGAAACTACACGCTGCCTCTGCCACCGCCTAAAGGCTTAGCTTTTCCAGGTGTAGATTATATTGGCGTTATAGCTGCAATGTTCATGTTTCTCTTTATGGCGACAGGTTTCCCGCATAACATAGCGCGTTTTCTGGGCACTCGAAAAATCACTAAACGCGAGTATTGGATGATGTTGCTGATAATTATCGTAGGCGGCTCGACCCCCCTCTGGATTGGCATTGCAGGGTTTGCAGCCAGATCGGTCTGGGAAGGCGCCCTTATGGCTTCTGAATACTATCCCATGTACGGTGATTCAGCAGCAGTTTACGTAAGCATAAGTGCCGGTGGCATTCCGTTGGCGTCCTTGTTTGCCGCAAGTGTTTTTGCAGCGTCGGTTGCAACTATAGCTGGAATGGTTATGATCATGGCCACTAACATCACGCGAGACCTTATTCATAATGCTTATCCGAAAACTTCTCCAAAGAAACTTTTTTGGCTTACGAAGCTGATGCTCACCCTGTTTATCGCCATACCGTTATGGTGGACTTTTACCTCGCCTCCACCTATTCTTTCAGAGTTCATGGCTGGCTCAGCAGTTGCTCAGGCTGGAATATTCTTTTTCGTTGTCGGAGTTTCTATGTACTGGAAAAGAGCAACGAAGTGGGGCGCCATCGCCACTATAATTTATGGTTTGATACTGACGATTCTTCACCCTAACGCCTATGGAAAAGTTGTTGGTCTACACCACTGGGGTTGCTGGGCGTTGCTGTTGATGTTCGGCGCAGCCCTGATCTACTTCAGCGTGAGCCTAGCCACGAAACCTGTTTCAGAAGAAAAACTCGAAAAACTATTTTCCCAAACACGAAGAAAAATCAAGTGA